Proteins found in one Candidatus Eremiobacteraceae bacterium genomic segment:
- a CDS encoding bifunctional phosphoglucose/phosphomannose isomerase, with protein MTPHALTDHAHLKAHDPHDMIGAILGLPEQFAEAKRVALAADLGALKGKRFGSVVIAGLGGSAIGGDLLRAVFEPVLKCPVVVVRDYDLPGFVGPDTLVVASSNSGNTEETLSAYGQARKAGASILAATTGGKLDSLTEADGVPCIALPVTGLQPRAAVGYSFVPLVVAFSRVGLLPDSVLGDIDEAVTVLGTVRTECGPDIPVESNLAKCLANAWLGKIPFIYGSQGERGVVAYRWKTQISENAKALAVANVFPELNHNETVGWSGTHGQAEVEKHLTVTLLRDSTEPSHIVRRVELTKELLADRHVHIDEVWAKGKSALARMFSLVYVGDFASCYLALAYGEDPTPVAAIDWLKKQLAKI; from the coding sequence ATGACGCCGCACGCCCTCACGGATCATGCGCATCTCAAAGCGCATGATCCGCATGATATGATCGGCGCGATTTTAGGATTGCCGGAGCAGTTCGCGGAAGCAAAGCGCGTCGCGCTTGCAGCAGACTTGGGCGCGCTCAAAGGCAAACGTTTCGGATCGGTCGTCATCGCCGGGCTTGGCGGCTCCGCCATCGGCGGCGATCTGCTGCGCGCGGTGTTCGAACCGGTCTTGAAGTGTCCGGTGGTCGTGGTTCGCGATTACGACCTTCCGGGATTTGTCGGACCCGACACGCTTGTCGTCGCGTCGAGCAATTCCGGCAATACCGAAGAGACGTTGAGCGCGTACGGACAAGCGCGCAAGGCCGGTGCCTCGATCCTCGCGGCGACGACCGGCGGCAAACTCGACTCACTCACCGAGGCCGACGGCGTGCCATGCATCGCGTTGCCGGTCACAGGGCTTCAGCCGCGCGCGGCCGTCGGCTATTCGTTTGTGCCGCTCGTCGTCGCATTTTCGCGCGTCGGTCTGCTCCCGGACTCGGTGCTGGGCGACATCGACGAAGCGGTCACCGTGCTTGGGACCGTTCGCACCGAATGCGGCCCCGACATTCCGGTCGAGAGCAACCTCGCGAAGTGTCTTGCTAACGCGTGGCTCGGCAAAATCCCCTTCATCTACGGATCGCAAGGCGAGCGCGGCGTCGTCGCATACCGCTGGAAGACGCAGATCTCGGAGAACGCCAAAGCGCTTGCCGTTGCGAACGTCTTCCCCGAACTCAATCATAACGAGACCGTGGGGTGGAGCGGCACGCACGGCCAAGCCGAAGTCGAGAAGCATCTCACGGTCACGCTGCTGCGCGATTCAACCGAGCCGTCGCATATCGTCCGGCGCGTTGAGCTCACCAAAGAATTGCTCGCCGATCGTCACGTGCATATCGACGAGGTATGGGCCAAAGGTAAGAGCGCGCTCGCGCGCATGTTCTCGCTCGTCTACGTGGGCGATTTCGCGTCGTGCTACCTCGCGCTCGCCTACGGCGAGGATCCCACCCCTGTCGCCGCCATCGACTGGCTGAAAAAACAACTCGCGAAAATCTAA
- the lnt gene encoding apolipoprotein N-acyltransferase, with product MSRVNPESLPATLKIAIALLAPIALACAFPKTNWWPFAFVAAAPMFWLWSRAPLLSAFWWGWLSGAIYFGITMDWVPNSLGDYIGAWKLLALVLMAAWQGFSFAAVAALISLMSRRGFGAAAVFAAAAAWLLVDFVRTRGTMGVPFGSLGFVGAHLPWLLPLAAYAGVYGLTAIFALVNASVTGLLWGTDTGRRAGACALGVLVLLTVLGDAQRSHIVLPPAKLRVGIAQGNISQRVKWSPEIFAHTLELYTSLTRKAAASRARVVVWPETVVTAYPLQEPWLLHDLQQDAASTHVYILAGTLDKLTPRGYHNAVLDLTPAGKLAGVYDKHILVPFAEYLPFDRVLRHLPLMDQASDFFPGPGPHLLSASGMSAGLLVCYESGFAPYTRATANAGASTLIIVTDDAWWGDTAGPYQHFDMAVVDAVQTGRWVVRAAATGISGIIDPSGRIVAQLPLDVAGSLVAPIGAPVETPYDRFGALWLVLLAAAALLIGLLPARVRATGWRSARGPA from the coding sequence GTGAGTAGAGTCAATCCCGAATCCTTGCCGGCGACGCTGAAGATCGCGATCGCGCTTCTCGCGCCGATCGCGCTTGCGTGTGCTTTTCCGAAAACGAATTGGTGGCCGTTCGCGTTCGTCGCGGCCGCGCCGATGTTCTGGCTGTGGTCCAGAGCGCCCTTGCTGTCCGCGTTCTGGTGGGGTTGGCTCTCCGGTGCGATCTACTTCGGCATCACGATGGATTGGGTTCCAAATTCGCTCGGCGACTATATCGGCGCTTGGAAGCTTCTCGCACTTGTGCTCATGGCCGCATGGCAAGGATTCTCATTTGCGGCTGTGGCCGCGCTGATCTCTCTGATGTCTCGCCGCGGTTTCGGCGCGGCGGCGGTGTTCGCCGCAGCCGCCGCCTGGTTGCTCGTGGACTTCGTGCGGACGCGCGGCACGATGGGCGTGCCGTTTGGCTCGCTGGGTTTTGTCGGCGCGCATCTGCCGTGGCTGCTGCCGCTTGCGGCATACGCGGGCGTGTATGGCCTGACCGCGATCTTTGCGCTCGTCAATGCTTCGGTGACAGGTCTTCTGTGGGGCACGGACACTGGTCGACGCGCGGGTGCTTGCGCGCTCGGCGTGCTCGTGTTGCTCACGGTACTCGGCGATGCACAGCGTTCGCACATCGTGCTGCCGCCGGCGAAGTTGCGCGTCGGTATCGCCCAAGGCAACATCTCGCAGCGCGTGAAGTGGAGTCCGGAGATCTTCGCTCACACGCTTGAACTGTACACGTCGCTCACCCGTAAGGCCGCAGCAAGCCGCGCGCGCGTCGTCGTTTGGCCGGAGACGGTCGTCACGGCGTATCCTCTGCAAGAGCCGTGGCTGCTCCACGATCTGCAGCAAGATGCGGCGTCCACGCACGTCTACATTCTTGCCGGCACGCTCGATAAGCTGACACCGCGCGGCTATCACAACGCCGTTTTGGATCTCACGCCGGCCGGCAAACTCGCCGGCGTGTACGACAAGCATATCCTCGTGCCGTTCGCCGAATACTTGCCGTTCGATCGCGTGCTGCGGCACTTGCCGCTCATGGATCAGGCATCGGATTTCTTCCCTGGACCCGGACCGCATTTGCTCTCGGCTAGCGGCATGTCCGCCGGATTGCTCGTCTGCTACGAATCCGGATTTGCGCCGTACACGCGTGCTACCGCGAACGCCGGCGCGTCGACGCTCATCATCGTCACCGACGACGCGTGGTGGGGCGACACCGCCGGTCCCTATCAGCACTTCGATATGGCGGTAGTCGACGCGGTGCAGACGGGCCGTTGGGTTGTCCGCGCCGCCGCGACAGGAATCTCAGGGATCATCGATCCGAGTGGCCGAATCGTAGCGCAGCTGCCGCTCGACGTCGCCGGCTCTCTCGTCGCCCCGATCGGCGCGCCGGTCGAGACGCCGTACGACCGCTTCGGGGCGCTCTGGCTCGTGTTGCTCGCTGCCGCTGCTTTGCTCATCGGCCTACTGCCGGCGCGGGTACGGGCGACGGGATGGCGCTCGGCACGCGGGCCGGCGTGA
- a CDS encoding LptF/LptG family permease yields MTSRFLALAPSRGEMRALRQPVEVDAAEPGERLDWLSAGHGYRSPEQPRGGLGFLSRISILDRYLVAEMLGPFFIALAVITPLLLINQFFLAADYVINKGAPTLLVMRYLVLQLPALFYLAFPFATLCAVLLGFGRLAGDNEVTAMRTSGISVHRIALPCYVLGLVLSIASFGINESLAPYADRHAEDTFRQIMYHSTQPIIEPDQFIRTPDGQHMIYVGSIDSGTGVMHNVVIETIGTSPNPDSMQAETGKQVDGNIVLQDGIYTKYGADGFVASQSKFKTMQFPLGDPSVLYDGAFSPFAENSNQLRNEIKNLKASGEDTRNQEMILAQKYAMPIACLISILIALPLSTMFGRYGRGVGALIAVAAVILYYAAMAIGGALGKNGAVPVFVGSWLPNAIMAGVGVTLLFRDRR; encoded by the coding sequence GTGACTTCACGCTTTCTCGCGCTCGCGCCATCTCGAGGCGAGATGCGCGCCTTGCGCCAACCGGTGGAAGTGGACGCCGCCGAACCCGGCGAGCGCCTTGACTGGCTCTCGGCCGGCCATGGCTACCGTTCGCCCGAGCAGCCGCGCGGCGGATTGGGTTTTCTCAGCCGAATCTCCATCCTCGATCGCTATCTCGTGGCGGAGATGCTCGGACCGTTCTTCATCGCGCTTGCGGTCATCACGCCGCTGCTGCTCATCAACCAGTTTTTCCTCGCTGCCGACTACGTCATCAACAAAGGCGCGCCGACGCTGCTCGTCATGCGCTATCTCGTGCTCCAGCTGCCGGCGCTGTTCTATCTCGCGTTTCCGTTCGCAACGCTGTGCGCTGTTCTGCTCGGCTTCGGCAGGCTCGCCGGGGATAACGAAGTCACGGCGATGCGCACGAGCGGCATCAGCGTGCATCGCATCGCGCTACCGTGCTACGTGCTCGGCCTCGTGCTTTCGATCGCATCGTTCGGCATCAACGAGTCGCTTGCGCCATACGCCGACCGGCACGCCGAAGACACGTTCCGCCAGATCATGTACCACTCGACGCAGCCGATCATCGAACCGGATCAATTCATCCGCACGCCGGACGGCCAGCACATGATCTACGTCGGCTCGATCGACTCGGGCACCGGTGTCATGCACAACGTCGTCATCGAGACGATCGGCACGAGCCCCAACCCCGACTCGATGCAAGCCGAGACCGGCAAGCAGGTCGACGGCAATATCGTGCTGCAAGATGGCATCTACACGAAGTACGGCGCCGACGGATTCGTCGCATCGCAGAGCAAGTTCAAGACGATGCAGTTTCCGCTTGGCGATCCGAGCGTGCTCTACGACGGCGCATTCTCGCCGTTCGCGGAGAACTCGAACCAGTTGCGGAATGAGATCAAGAATCTCAAGGCCAGCGGCGAGGACACCCGCAACCAAGAGATGATCCTCGCGCAGAAATACGCGATGCCGATCGCGTGCTTGATCAGCATCCTCATCGCGCTGCCGCTGTCGACGATGTTCGGCCGCTACGGGCGCGGCGTCGGCGCGCTGATCGCGGTCGCGGCGGTGATTCTGTACTATGCCGCGATGGCGATCGGCGGTGCGCTTGGCAAGAACGGAGCGGTTCCGGTCTTCGTCGGATCCTGGTTGCCGAATGCGATCATGGCCGGAGTGGGGGTCACGCTGCTGTTCCGAGATAGGCGCTGA
- a CDS encoding lytic transglycosylase domain-containing protein, which yields MHLNGRALRRAIVAITLASASCLAGCSGYGLFPDGGGPHAMPGPALTQLINLNAKTYRLAPALVRAVIAVESGGDPSAVSDAGAMGLMQLMPGTAQTYGVGDAFDPSENVAGGCAYLHDLLARYHGDLSFALAAYNAGPGAVDKYGGIPPYAETQSYVQNVTELYREAIGSSRALR from the coding sequence ATGCATTTGAACGGGCGCGCGCTGCGCCGTGCGATCGTTGCGATAACTCTCGCTAGCGCCTCGTGTCTTGCTGGCTGCAGCGGTTATGGGTTATTTCCCGATGGCGGCGGACCGCATGCCATGCCCGGGCCTGCGCTCACCCAACTCATCAATCTCAACGCGAAGACGTATCGTTTGGCACCGGCGCTCGTTCGCGCCGTCATCGCCGTCGAATCCGGCGGCGATCCCTCGGCGGTCTCTGATGCGGGCGCGATGGGCCTCATGCAGCTGATGCCGGGCACCGCGCAGACGTACGGCGTCGGCGATGCGTTCGATCCTTCGGAGAACGTGGCCGGCGGATGCGCGTATTTGCACGATCTTCTCGCGCGCTATCACGGTGATCTGAGCTTCGCGCTCGCAGCGTATAACGCTGGACCGGGGGCGGTGGACAAGTACGGTGGCATTCCGCCGTATGCCGAAACGCAGAGCTACGTTCAAAACGTAACAGAGTTGTATCGCGAGGCTATCGGATCGTCGCGGGCGCTCCGGTAA
- a CDS encoding redoxin family protein codes for MLTARASFVALISACIAAAALSSAALAAAPATGMSAPSFALPLVGGGSVDLARLRGHVVVVNFFATWCPPCRAETPDLIAAEKHYGPQGVIFLGVDDRESAQLVSVWAKSNGVHYRLALDGDGKIEENYDVRAIPTTYVLDRNGVIRYRQVDQLDSPTMTLALNSVVAGQPVPDSKTATAFYTTTSSATAMVNASVQAGKFDDAIASGKAANDKLDKLSNADDSATIDYFKSTQLRDALSLALADAYAGRAAATNPPDPNLKKDSAQAADLRGQAYTDQERYADALQQFDLEISLAPDVVDGYANAYLPAYNLKQYSRAVGYAQSAANIAPDDPENWLTLASANNGAKNYPAALTAESKALTIAATAYAANPTKKDLAYELGRVWLKTGRTYLLAGNVSAARAVLQVATSTAPGTIVAQQAEEQYVALNPVPWRMAVSGSSSTTSTATVPAKLYVMIHNPSAESRTVHLAALGLPAHWLLSFCYQKVCDPFKSAVTLAPGASQRIELQMVPLAGAGGSWTMSVTTQGSTASVHVSAKTTRAAVTVTAS; via the coding sequence ATGTTGACCGCTCGCGCCTCATTCGTCGCTCTGATATCTGCGTGTATCGCAGCCGCTGCGTTATCCAGCGCTGCGCTCGCCGCGGCACCGGCCACCGGTATGTCGGCGCCGTCATTCGCGTTGCCGCTTGTGGGCGGCGGGAGCGTCGATCTCGCCCGGCTCCGCGGACACGTCGTCGTCGTGAATTTCTTCGCGACGTGGTGCCCGCCGTGCCGCGCCGAGACGCCGGATCTTATCGCGGCCGAGAAGCACTACGGTCCGCAAGGCGTGATCTTCCTCGGGGTCGACGATCGCGAAAGCGCGCAACTCGTCTCGGTGTGGGCGAAGAGCAACGGCGTGCATTATCGCCTCGCGCTCGACGGCGACGGAAAGATCGAAGAGAACTACGATGTGCGCGCGATCCCCACGACCTACGTGCTGGACCGCAACGGCGTCATCCGCTATCGGCAAGTCGATCAACTCGATTCTCCCACGATGACGCTTGCGCTCAACTCCGTCGTCGCGGGCCAGCCGGTGCCGGACTCGAAGACCGCAACCGCATTCTACACGACGACTTCCTCTGCGACCGCCATGGTCAACGCGTCGGTTCAGGCCGGCAAATTCGACGATGCGATCGCAAGCGGCAAGGCCGCCAACGATAAGCTCGACAAGCTTTCGAACGCCGATGATTCGGCGACCATCGACTACTTCAAGAGCACGCAATTGCGCGACGCGCTGAGCCTTGCGCTCGCCGACGCCTATGCAGGCCGCGCCGCCGCCACGAATCCGCCCGATCCGAACTTGAAGAAAGACTCGGCTCAGGCAGCGGATCTGCGCGGTCAGGCGTATACGGATCAGGAACGATATGCGGACGCGCTGCAGCAATTCGACCTCGAGATCTCGCTGGCGCCCGACGTCGTAGACGGCTATGCAAACGCCTATCTGCCGGCCTACAATCTGAAGCAATATTCGCGGGCGGTCGGCTACGCGCAGTCCGCGGCCAACATCGCGCCGGATGATCCGGAAAACTGGCTCACGCTCGCATCCGCGAACAATGGCGCGAAGAACTATCCGGCAGCGCTCACTGCGGAGAGCAAGGCGCTGACGATCGCAGCGACGGCGTACGCCGCGAATCCCACGAAGAAGGATCTGGCATACGAACTCGGCCGCGTCTGGCTGAAGACGGGCCGCACGTATCTCCTCGCGGGGAACGTGAGCGCAGCGCGGGCTGTCCTGCAGGTCGCCACCAGCACGGCGCCCGGCACGATCGTCGCGCAACAGGCCGAGGAACAGTATGTCGCGTTAAATCCGGTGCCGTGGCGCATGGCCGTGAGCGGAAGTTCGTCCACGACTTCGACCGCAACCGTGCCCGCCAAACTCTACGTCATGATCCATAATCCGTCCGCCGAGTCGCGCACGGTGCATCTGGCTGCGCTCGGCCTGCCGGCACACTGGCTGCTCTCGTTCTGCTACCAGAAGGTCTGCGACCCGTTCAAGAGCGCCGTCACGCTGGCGCCGGGCGCTTCGCAGCGGATCGAACTGCAGATGGTGCCGCTAGCCGGCGCCGGCGGCTCGTGGACGATGAGCGTGACGACCCAGGGGTCGACCGCGAGCGTCCATGTGAGCGCGAAAACCACTCGCGCCGCGGTGACCGTCACCGCCTCCTGA
- the mraZ gene encoding division/cell wall cluster transcriptional repressor MraZ, with the protein MSGLPKFTGRFEHTLDDKGRLTIPARFRARLGDHFVLTIAPPEPCLAMYPESAWSEFCAKLEAAARKDDQYRSFVRHLFAHTEEVSLDSQGRLIVPAPLREYGKVERDVILVGALTRIELWPAEGWKAASKPPDGMAKLMTELGLY; encoded by the coding sequence ATGAGCGGACTCCCGAAATTCACGGGGCGGTTCGAGCATACCCTCGACGACAAGGGTCGCTTGACCATTCCGGCGCGGTTTCGGGCCCGGCTCGGCGATCACTTCGTCTTGACGATAGCGCCGCCCGAACCATGTCTTGCCATGTATCCGGAGTCTGCTTGGTCTGAGTTCTGCGCGAAGCTCGAGGCCGCTGCGCGCAAAGACGACCAGTATCGGAGTTTCGTGCGGCATCTCTTCGCTCACACCGAGGAAGTGTCGCTCGACTCGCAAGGACGCCTGATCGTGCCCGCTCCGCTTCGCGAGTACGGAAAGGTGGAGCGCGACGTGATCCTGGTCGGCGCACTGACGCGGATCGAGCTTTGGCCGGCAGAGGGCTGGAAGGCGGCGAGCAAACCGCCGGACGGCATGGCCAAATTGATGACGGAGCTTGGCCTCTACTGA
- the rsmH gene encoding 16S rRNA (cytosine(1402)-N(4))-methyltransferase RsmH yields the protein MASTDHASVMLEESMAMLLPAGESRRPVFVDATFGGGGHTEALLQRSRECRVIALDADPAAVERARELEKRFPGRLDAVHANFGRLGDVLDEQAVRQADGIMYDLGLSSMQLADESRGFSFAGTEPLDMRLDSASNGKTAAQIVNSMPEPELADLIFQYGDERHARRIARHIVRRRERSPLRTTSDLVAAILSAQPRDASRERRRVHPATRTFQALRIAVNDELGNLERSLDAAATRVRAGGRIVVISFHSGEDRIVKSKFRAWHKAGRCELLTRKPLSPDQKELAENPRSRSAKLRAASMIGDAQEAQTI from the coding sequence TTGGCCTCTACTGATCACGCATCCGTCATGCTCGAGGAGAGCATGGCGATGCTGCTGCCGGCCGGAGAAAGCCGGCGACCGGTGTTCGTCGACGCCACGTTCGGCGGCGGCGGGCACACTGAAGCGCTGCTACAGCGGTCGCGCGAGTGCCGCGTGATCGCGCTCGATGCCGATCCGGCGGCGGTAGAGCGAGCGAGAGAACTCGAGAAGAGATTTCCAGGGCGCCTGGATGCGGTGCATGCGAACTTCGGCCGGCTCGGCGATGTTCTCGACGAGCAGGCGGTACGGCAAGCGGACGGGATAATGTACGATCTCGGACTCTCTTCGATGCAGCTGGCTGATGAAAGCCGCGGATTTTCTTTTGCCGGAACCGAGCCGCTCGACATGCGGCTCGATAGCGCATCGAACGGCAAGACCGCCGCACAGATCGTGAACTCGATGCCCGAGCCGGAACTCGCCGATCTCATCTTCCAATACGGCGACGAACGCCATGCGCGGCGCATCGCGCGCCACATCGTGCGGCGCCGTGAGCGTTCGCCGTTACGCACGACGTCCGATCTCGTCGCCGCCATTCTCTCGGCGCAACCGCGAGACGCGAGTCGCGAACGGCGCCGCGTGCACCCGGCGACGCGCACCTTTCAAGCGCTGCGCATCGCCGTCAACGATGAGCTCGGCAATCTCGAGCGCAGCCTCGATGCAGCCGCAACGCGCGTCCGGGCCGGCGGCCGCATCGTCGTCATCAGTTTTCATTCAGGCGAAGATCGCATCGTGAAATCGAAGTTTCGCGCATGGCACAAAGCCGGCCGCTGCGAGCTGCTGACGCGTAAACCGCTCAGCCCCGACCAAAAGGAGCTTGCCGAAAATCCGCGGTCGCGCAGTGCAAAACTGCGCGCTGCGAGCATGATCGGCGATGCGCAGGAGGCGCAGACGATATGA
- a CDS encoding penicillin-binding protein 2, translating to MKEKERRRLRTRASVLFWLILLVAGLLGARLYKVQINESAALAADAGDQQRSTFPISGRRGDVVDRFGVAFATSLPASAIYAQPAQVKNADHAARLLAPLLGYSVTDIESVLHENASYIYIARNVPQSVADRVDRLGLAGIGRSDEALGLRVEPQGRVGSTLVGFTGVDSQGLAGVEVAFNDVLEGKAGQVMEATDNNGRPIPFGARVVQPAVVGDTVVLTIDRMLEYEAEEILRATAERYHAADGSAIIMRAQTGEILALANYPNFDPNRFANSPPSTWRDRAITDPFEPGSTFKAITAAAALDSGKMTVDDTFPARDEIEVGNRIIHNADDGMMASGHRYETIDDIVTFSHNVGAAQIAMRVGPQTMYSYIKKFGLDDPTGVDLPGESGGILGSPEDWYGSRLATIGFGQGVSVTALQMATAYAAIANGGVLMKPLIVHAIVGPDGRIVKSFSPQVVRRVIKPETSAALMTILRDVVRRGTATAAKMPGYELAGKTGTAQMVIDGSYVPGAYTASFAGIIPADKPEYVIFVKLDRPQGEYYGSIVALPAFRDLAGRVFWRESVVPRGDLGTITDPERAGGQAVGEPGLLGNNGRQQ from the coding sequence GTGAAGGAAAAGGAACGCCGCCGTCTCCGCACGCGCGCGAGCGTTCTATTCTGGCTCATCCTCCTCGTGGCCGGGCTGCTCGGCGCGCGGCTGTACAAAGTGCAGATCAACGAGAGCGCGGCGCTCGCGGCAGATGCCGGCGATCAGCAACGGTCCACCTTCCCGATCAGCGGACGGCGCGGCGATGTCGTCGATCGCTTCGGCGTCGCGTTTGCCACGAGTCTGCCGGCGAGCGCGATCTACGCGCAGCCGGCCCAAGTCAAGAACGCCGATCACGCGGCCAGGCTGCTCGCCCCGCTGCTCGGCTATTCCGTGACCGATATTGAGTCGGTGCTGCACGAGAACGCTTCTTATATCTACATCGCGCGCAACGTGCCGCAGTCCGTTGCCGATCGCGTAGACCGGTTAGGATTGGCGGGCATCGGGCGGTCCGACGAAGCGCTTGGATTGCGCGTCGAACCGCAAGGCCGCGTGGGAAGCACGCTCGTCGGCTTTACCGGCGTGGACAGCCAAGGTCTCGCGGGTGTCGAAGTCGCGTTCAACGACGTGCTCGAAGGCAAAGCCGGCCAAGTCATGGAGGCGACCGACAACAACGGCCGGCCGATCCCGTTCGGTGCGCGCGTCGTCCAGCCGGCGGTCGTCGGCGATACGGTCGTTTTGACGATCGATCGTATGCTCGAGTACGAAGCCGAGGAGATCTTGCGCGCGACAGCCGAGCGCTATCACGCCGCCGACGGGTCAGCGATCATCATGCGCGCGCAGACCGGTGAGATTCTCGCGCTCGCCAACTATCCGAACTTCGATCCCAACCGTTTTGCGAATTCGCCGCCGTCCACGTGGCGCGACCGAGCGATCACCGATCCGTTCGAACCGGGCTCGACCTTCAAAGCCATCACTGCCGCCGCGGCGCTCGACAGCGGCAAGATGACGGTGGATGACACGTTCCCCGCGCGCGACGAGATCGAAGTCGGCAATCGGATCATCCACAACGCCGACGACGGCATGATGGCGTCGGGCCACCGCTACGAGACGATCGACGACATCGTGACGTTCTCGCATAACGTCGGCGCCGCGCAGATCGCGATGCGCGTCGGTCCGCAGACGATGTATTCGTACATCAAGAAGTTCGGGTTGGACGATCCGACGGGCGTCGATCTCCCCGGCGAAAGCGGCGGCATTCTCGGGTCGCCGGAAGACTGGTATGGCTCGCGGCTCGCAACGATCGGCTTCGGACAAGGCGTCTCGGTGACGGCGCTACAGATGGCGACGGCGTATGCCGCGATCGCAAACGGCGGCGTGCTGATGAAGCCGCTCATCGTGCATGCGATCGTCGGACCCGATGGCCGGATCGTGAAGTCGTTCAGCCCGCAGGTAGTCCGGCGCGTGATCAAGCCAGAGACATCGGCTGCGCTGATGACGATCTTGCGCGACGTGGTACGGCGCGGCACCGCCACCGCCGCGAAGATGCCCGGCTACGAACTTGCCGGCAAGACCGGTACTGCCCAGATGGTGATCGACGGTTCGTACGTTCCCGGCGCCTACACCGCGTCGTTCGCCGGCATCATTCCGGCCGACAAACCGGAATACGTCATCTTTGTGAAACTCGATCGGCCGCAGGGCGAATACTATGGAAGCATCGTGGCGCTTCCCGCGTTCCGCGACCTTGCTGGGCGCGTGTTCTGGCGCGAGAGCGTCGTGCCGCGCGGCGACCTCGGCACCATCACGGATCCCGAACGCGCGGGCGGTCAGGCGGTCGGCGAACCCGGCCTGCTAGGGAACAACGGAAGGCAGCAGTAA
- a CDS encoding UDP-N-acetylmuramoyl-L-alanyl-D-glutamate--2,6-diaminopimelate ligase, with product MAPVMPVPLRQLLSGVDGVRIRGKAEIPISSISVDSRRIEPGALFVCLQGAHSDGHAHAAQAVAAGASAVLAMTEGPNSPEGADASRPTIAIASDIPIAFVPDTLAALSSVAAELYGHPSDDLTVIGVTGTNGKTTTTRFLEAIMAAAGTPFGLIGTLGARLMGAFETSLANTTPYAHELQRLLAAFRDSGARGAIMEVSSHALVQHRVDDVDFDVAVLTNITQDHLDFHKTFDAYRAAKARLFEGVTRGGRKSPGVRVINLDDPEGRRLAMTSGRTLTYAVENTDAVLTATDIAIERDGSTFSVPSLRPAPFSVRLPGPFNVANALAAIATACALDVDVEAIADGIESVTDVPGRMSRVDARELGVYVDYAHTPDALRNVLTAARALTNGQLICVFGCGGDRDAAKRPLMGAIARELSDRVIVTDDNPRSEDPSLIREAIVAGMRDIRGGEFEVIADRAAAIDRAIESARDGDAVIIAGKGHEPYQLIGDLVLPFSDASVAREALERRGR from the coding sequence ATGGCTCCGGTGATGCCGGTGCCGTTGCGGCAACTGCTTTCCGGAGTGGACGGCGTCCGGATCCGCGGCAAAGCCGAGATTCCCATCTCTTCGATCTCCGTCGATTCCCGGCGCATCGAACCCGGCGCGCTCTTTGTCTGCTTGCAAGGCGCGCACTCCGACGGGCATGCGCACGCCGCGCAAGCTGTCGCCGCCGGCGCGAGCGCCGTCCTCGCGATGACTGAAGGGCCCAACAGCCCAGAAGGGGCCGACGCTAGTCGGCCCACCATTGCGATCGCTTCGGACATCCCGATCGCGTTCGTTCCGGACACACTCGCCGCGCTCTCCTCGGTAGCGGCCGAATTGTACGGTCACCCTTCGGACGACCTCACCGTCATCGGCGTCACCGGCACAAACGGTAAGACGACGACCACGCGTTTTCTCGAAGCGATCATGGCCGCGGCGGGCACTCCGTTCGGTCTCATCGGCACGCTCGGCGCGCGCCTGATGGGCGCGTTTGAGACCTCACTGGCCAACACGACGCCGTACGCGCACGAGTTACAGCGCTTGCTCGCTGCGTTTCGCGACTCCGGCGCGCGCGGCGCGATCATGGAAGTGTCGAGCCATGCGCTCGTGCAGCATCGCGTGGACGATGTCGATTTCGATGTCGCCGTGCTGACCAACATCACGCAAGATCATCTCGATTTCCACAAGACTTTTGATGCGTATAGAGCGGCAAAAGCGCGTCTCTTCGAGGGCGTGACTCGAGGCGGTCGAAAAAGCCCCGGTGTGCGCGTCATCAACCTCGATGATCCCGAAGGCCGTCGGCTCGCGATGACCAGCGGCCGCACCTTGACCTACGCCGTGGAAAACACCGATGCGGTGCTAACCGCGACGGACATCGCGATCGAGCGCGACGGCTCGACGTTTTCCGTTCCCTCTCTGCGGCCGGCCCCGTTTTCTGTTCGTCTGCCCGGCCCGTTCAATGTCGCCAATGCGCTGGCGGCAATCGCCACCGCCTGCGCTTTGGATGTCGACGTCGAGGCCATCGCCGACGGCATCGAAAGCGTGACCGACGTGCCGGGGCGCATGTCGCGCGTCGACGCCCGCGAGCTCGGCGTCTACGTGGACTACGCCCACACGCCGGACGCGCTGCGCAACGTGCTGACCGCGGCGCGGGCGCTTACGAATGGGCAACTCATCTGCGTCTTCGGCTGCGGCGGCGATCGCGACGCTGCGAAGCGGCCGCTCATGGGTGCGATCGCTCGCGAGCTGTCGGATCGCGTCATCGTGACCGACGACAATCCGCGCAGCGAAGACCCATCTTTGATTCGAGAAGCGATCGTCGCCGGCATGCGCGACATCCGCGGCGGAGAGTTCGAGGTGATTGCCGATCGGGCCGCGGCGATCGATCGCGCGATCGAGTCGGCGCGCGATGGCGATGCGGTCATCATCGCGGGCAAGGGCCACGAACCTTACCAACTGATCGGCGACCTCGTGCTGCCCTTCTCCGATGCCTCGGTCGCGCGCGAAGCGCTTGAGAGGCGCGGCCGGTGA